One Oncorhynchus clarkii lewisi isolate Uvic-CL-2024 chromosome 32, UVic_Ocla_1.0, whole genome shotgun sequence DNA window includes the following coding sequences:
- the LOC139391872 gene encoding NADH dehydrogenase [ubiquinone] iron-sulfur protein 6, mitochondrial-like, producing MAAAVHRILSFSRNAKALVSPLKTSAVSLQRYSLQASTTGEQITHTGQVYDENDPRRARFVGRQKEVNKNFAIKLVAEEPVSCIEARVVSCDGGGGALGHPKVYINLDKETKVGTCGYCGLQFKQTHHH from the exons ATGGCTGCCGCTGTGCATCGGATTCTGTCCTTCAGTAGAAATGCTAAGGCGCTTGTATCGCCTTTGAAGACCTCGGCGGTTTCTCTACAGCGCTACAGTTTACAAGCGTCGACCACTGGAGAGCAAATTACCCACACCGGACAA GTGtatgatgaaaatgatcccagGCGGGCCAGGTTCGTGGGCCGACAGAAAGAG GTGAACAAGAACTTTGCCATCAAGCTGGTGGCTGAAGAGCCAGTCAGTTGCATAGAGGCCAGAGTGGTGTCATGTGATGGTGGTGGAGGAGCACTGGGCCACCCAAAAGTCTACATCAACCTG gATAAAGAAACTAAAGTGGGCACATGTGGCTACTGTGGACTGCAGTTCAAGCAGACCCATCATCATTGA
- the LOC139391855 gene encoding large ribosomal subunit protein bL36m-like — protein MAPLLLNHLVSSLTRHLTRITLSQSYPITTTIISRCLSSLTSYPVRVFLTPSRPIQPLAFSPGSSSQGRVALQGQCQHLACLQPAVGMKTKSALKRRCKDCFFVVRRGCLFVFCKAHPRHKQRQG, from the coding sequence ATGGCTCCACTCCTGTTGAACCACCTCGTCAGCTCCCTAACCCGCCATCTGACCCGGATCACCCTCAGCCAATCCTAccctatcaccaccaccatcatctcccGATGCCTTTCCTCCCTTACCTCCTACCCAGTCAGAGTGTTCCTGACGCCAAGTAGACCCATCCAGCCCTTGGCCTTCTCCCCTGGATCTTCTTCCCAGGGCCGGGTCGCCCTCCAGGGCCAGTGTCAGCACCTGGCCTGCCTCCAGCCCGCTGTAGGGATGAAAACCAAGAGTGCTCTGAAACGCCGCTGTAAAGACTGCTTCTTTGTGGTGCGGCGGGGATGTCTGTTTGTGTTCTGTAAGGCTCATCCCAGACACAAGCAAAGGCAGGGATGA